Proteins encoded together in one Deltaproteobacteria bacterium window:
- a CDS encoding GAF domain-containing protein, translated as MSPGARTRFRRLTAALAILWALASFVAGLQAKLAARERPFLPFSFSTAAGVHVINELGPEARKLGIESRDRLLTIDGHPVGDWMRLGMPALEVGGEALVRLQKRDGRVIEVTLHAVPEEEASCPLDRLAMIAIPIVGLVYAVIGLAVWLLKPDRRESWVFLLFCAMSSALLTLVGPAFGPVWIFIGVTIPWVGATAFHLFTTYPIEPAWIVRYPQIRAGVYYAALALSTLHLLRPWLTFTHDGLDAVSTAFAAGMALVCLGIAVTERLRCPSVKAAERADVMLVGGTLSFLPIVIALGVHVTVGTPFTWTLSMLIFFLFPAAVGYGIVRRDLFDLRVVARSSAAYGAATLAITGLFAALITLAAGALRRFDVDARTPIASVVFLPIAILAFNPMLRRVQRLVDDVFDRERRAYRRAVREISEAMVSMLSAKEIVERILIAVTDTMGVERALVMLHDGGGATLRAAASRGDWDEDALALELEPDHPVCRQLWMQRQELARGDFDDEADAETRSACQDAFDTLDVELLVPILFGVDLLGIIAVGRKLTGERLGPDERQLLRTLANQSAIAIENAKAFDEIAQLNKTLEARVEERTRELRDTQAQLVQSEKMRSLGQLVAGVAHELNNPIGFVHANLQLLEENVERLMRADVDSGRRVRARDAIDKLLVRSQEGAGRVKQIVQDLRTFSRTDQAELTQVSLNEAIERTLTLIEPRTKNRIAVERDLGDLPDVRCYAGQLNQVFMNLLMNACDALGERGKITVRTRPAEDGVVLEFADDGPGMSPEVSSRVLEPFFTTKPVGKGTGLGLSISHGIVERHGGTMSVESEPGHGAKFTIRLPLAPPAEIEAGAA; from the coding sequence ATGAGCCCGGGAGCGAGAACTCGCTTTCGGCGTCTGACCGCGGCGCTCGCAATTCTGTGGGCGCTCGCGTCGTTCGTCGCCGGCCTACAGGCGAAGCTCGCCGCGCGCGAGCGGCCGTTCCTGCCGTTCTCGTTCTCGACCGCCGCGGGCGTGCACGTCATCAACGAGCTCGGGCCCGAGGCGCGCAAGCTCGGGATCGAGTCGCGCGACCGGTTGCTGACGATCGACGGCCACCCGGTCGGCGACTGGATGCGGCTCGGGATGCCCGCCCTCGAGGTCGGCGGCGAGGCGCTCGTACGCTTACAGAAGCGCGACGGGCGCGTGATCGAGGTGACGCTGCACGCGGTACCGGAGGAGGAGGCGTCCTGCCCGCTCGATCGCCTCGCGATGATCGCGATCCCGATCGTCGGCCTCGTCTACGCCGTGATCGGGCTCGCGGTGTGGTTGCTCAAGCCCGACCGCCGCGAGTCGTGGGTGTTCTTGCTGTTCTGCGCGATGTCGTCGGCGCTGCTGACGCTCGTCGGGCCCGCGTTCGGTCCGGTGTGGATCTTCATCGGCGTGACGATTCCGTGGGTCGGCGCCACGGCGTTCCATCTCTTTACGACGTATCCGATCGAGCCCGCCTGGATCGTGCGGTACCCGCAGATTCGCGCCGGCGTCTACTACGCGGCGCTGGCGCTCAGCACGCTCCACTTGTTACGGCCGTGGCTCACCTTCACGCACGACGGTCTCGACGCGGTCTCCACCGCGTTCGCCGCCGGCATGGCACTCGTTTGCCTCGGCATCGCGGTGACGGAGCGGCTGCGGTGCCCGAGTGTGAAGGCCGCCGAGCGCGCCGATGTGATGCTCGTGGGCGGAACGCTCTCGTTCCTACCGATCGTGATCGCGCTCGGCGTCCACGTCACGGTCGGTACGCCGTTCACGTGGACGCTCTCGATGCTGATCTTCTTCTTGTTCCCCGCCGCCGTCGGCTACGGAATCGTGCGGCGCGATCTGTTCGATCTGCGCGTCGTCGCGCGCTCGAGCGCGGCCTACGGCGCCGCCACGCTCGCGATCACCGGCCTCTTCGCCGCGCTCATCACGCTCGCCGCGGGCGCGCTGCGCCGGTTCGACGTCGACGCGCGCACGCCGATCGCGAGCGTCGTGTTCCTCCCGATCGCGATTCTCGCGTTCAACCCGATGCTGCGGCGCGTGCAGCGCCTGGTCGACGACGTGTTCGATCGCGAGCGCCGCGCATATCGCCGCGCGGTGCGCGAGATCTCGGAAGCGATGGTCTCGATGCTGTCCGCGAAGGAGATCGTCGAGCGCATCCTGATCGCGGTGACGGACACGATGGGCGTCGAGCGCGCGCTCGTGATGCTGCACGACGGCGGCGGCGCGACGCTGCGCGCGGCGGCGTCGCGCGGCGACTGGGACGAGGACGCGCTCGCGCTCGAGCTGGAGCCGGACCACCCGGTCTGTCGCCAGCTCTGGATGCAGCGCCAAGAGCTCGCGCGCGGCGACTTCGACGACGAGGCCGACGCGGAGACGCGCTCGGCATGCCAAGACGCCTTCGACACGCTCGACGTCGAGCTGCTCGTCCCGATTCTGTTCGGCGTCGATCTGCTCGGCATCATCGCGGTGGGCCGCAAGCTCACGGGCGAGCGCCTCGGGCCCGACGAGCGTCAGCTGTTGCGGACGCTCGCGAACCAGAGCGCGATCGCGATCGAGAACGCGAAGGCCTTCGACGAGATCGCGCAGCTCAACAAGACGCTCGAAGCGCGCGTCGAGGAGCGCACGCGCGAGCTGCGCGACACGCAGGCGCAGCTCGTGCAGAGCGAGAAGATGCGCTCGCTCGGCCAGCTCGTCGCGGGCGTCGCGCACGAGCTCAACAACCCGATCGGCTTCGTGCACGCGAACCTCCAGCTGCTCGAGGAGAACGTGGAGCGCTTGATGCGCGCCGACGTCGATTCCGGGCGGCGGGTACGGGCGCGCGACGCGATCGACAAGCTGCTCGTGCGCAGCCAAGAGGGCGCGGGGCGCGTGAAGCAGATCGTGCAGGATCTGCGCACGTTCTCGCGCACCGATCAGGCCGAGCTCACGCAGGTTTCGCTGAACGAGGCGATCGAGCGAACGCTGACGCTGATCGAGCCGCGCACGAAGAACCGCATCGCGGTGGAGCGCGATCTCGGCGATCTGCCGGACGTGCGTTGTTATGCCGGCCAGCTGAATCAGGTGTTCATGAACCTGCTGATGAACGCGTGCGACGCGCTCGGCGAGCGCGGGAAGATCACGGTCCGCACGCGGCCGGCAGAGGACGGCGTGGTGCTCGAGTTCGCGGACGACGGCCCGGGCATGAGCCCCGAAGTGTCGAGCCGCGTGTTAGAGCCGTTCTTCACGACCAAGCCCGTCGGCAAGGGTACCGGCCTCGGCCTCTCGATCTCGCACGGCATCGTCGAGCGCCACGGCGGCACGATGAGCGTCGAGTCCGAGCCCGGACACGGCGCGAAGTTCACGATTCGTTTGCCGCTCGCTCCGCCTGCGGAAATCGAGGCGGGCGCGGCATGA
- a CDS encoding phosphoadenylyl-sulfate reductase, which yields MTAAIAREATDFTELVASTASWAAEAGPEEILSWAVENFHPHMAVSCSFGNPDGLVLIDMLHRIEPGLRVYTLDTGRLPQSTYDLIDRVRDRYGVNVEVIYPDAEAVQKLVREHGMNLFYESLEKRQLCCRVRKVEPNRRYLATLDAHVTGLRRTQNVTRVGVSKIELEQGGRLVKVNPLVDWSGAQVWDYVRKNGVPVNRLHAEGFPTVGCMPCTRAVKPGEDARAGRWWWEQAETKECGMHSPSEQDGSGI from the coding sequence ATGACTGCCGCGATCGCACGAGAAGCCACTGATTTCACGGAGTTGGTCGCGTCCACGGCCAGCTGGGCGGCGGAGGCAGGCCCGGAGGAAATCCTCAGCTGGGCCGTCGAGAACTTCCATCCGCACATGGCCGTCTCGTGCTCGTTCGGCAACCCCGACGGCCTCGTGCTGATCGACATGCTGCACCGCATCGAGCCGGGCCTGCGGGTCTACACGCTCGATACGGGCCGCCTGCCGCAGTCGACCTACGACCTGATCGATCGCGTGCGCGACCGCTACGGCGTGAACGTCGAGGTGATCTACCCCGACGCTGAGGCGGTGCAGAAGCTCGTGCGCGAGCACGGCATGAACCTCTTCTACGAGTCGCTCGAGAAGCGCCAGCTGTGCTGCCGCGTTCGCAAGGTCGAGCCGAACCGCCGCTATCTCGCGACGCTCGACGCGCACGTCACCGGCCTTCGCCGCACACAGAACGTCACGCGCGTGGGTGTCTCGAAGATCGAGCTCGAGCAGGGCGGGCGGCTCGTGAAGGTGAACCCGCTCGTCGACTGGAGCGGCGCCCAGGTGTGGGACTACGTGCGCAAGAACGGCGTGCCGGTGAATCGCCTCCACGCCGAGGGCTTCCCGACGGTCGGCTGCATGCCGTGCACACGCGCGGTGAAGCCGGGCGAGGACGCGCGCGCGGGGCGCTGGTGGTGGGAGCAGGCGGAGACGAAGGAGTGCGGGATGCATAGTCCGTCGGAGCAAGACGGGTCCGGCATCTAG
- a CDS encoding nuclear transport factor 2 family protein codes for MSANTQRVRDFVAAWSRNNVDEIMSYFASDAVYHNIPVDPVKGAEAIRKAISGFSTMASEAEWVLHQIAENAHGVVLTERTDRFKIAGKWLELPVMGTFELRDGQITAWRDYFDMQQWVKQMPGPPK; via the coding sequence ATGAGCGCCAACACCCAGCGCGTGCGCGACTTCGTCGCCGCGTGGAGCCGTAACAACGTCGACGAGATCATGAGCTACTTCGCGTCCGACGCGGTCTACCACAACATCCCCGTCGACCCGGTGAAGGGCGCCGAGGCGATTCGCAAGGCGATCTCCGGTTTCTCCACGATGGCGAGCGAGGCCGAGTGGGTGCTGCACCAAATCGCCGAGAACGCGCACGGTGTGGTGCTGACCGAGCGCACCGACCGCTTCAAGATCGCGGGCAAGTGGCTCGAGCTGCCGGTGATGGGCACGTTCGAGCTGCGCGACGGGCAGATCACCGCGTGGCGCGACTACTTCGACATGCAGCAGTGGGTGAAGCAGATGCCGGGGCCCCCGAAGTAG
- a CDS encoding DUF2332 domain-containing protein — MSESARDAEILAMFRKQADACAAMGSAIYADLLARCGDDFAAGGGVARALADWVGHPLLDNVALRLLGAAHFLALRGDAPALGAFLPSCGGAYDAARAWPALRDVIAQHEARIRVHLTEQIQTNEVRRCCALIGGFVEIARNFPFPMRLLEIGASAGLNQCFDQFRYELGAQRFGHADAPLTLDCEWRGKPLETSGASLRIASRKGCDLFPIDLRDRDRRLRLESFFWPDQVERLARLRAAIECALRSGVRLEQASAGDWIAREVATLPARTTSVLFHSVMWMYVPEAERKRIYLLMEEAGARATAESPLAWLRMEGPNFEYCEIRLRTWPRGEDRLLGKCHYHGAWVEWT, encoded by the coding sequence ATGAGCGAGTCCGCGCGCGACGCCGAGATCCTCGCGATGTTCCGAAAGCAGGCGGACGCCTGCGCCGCGATGGGCTCGGCAATCTACGCGGACCTGCTGGCGCGCTGCGGCGACGACTTCGCGGCGGGCGGCGGCGTCGCGCGCGCGCTCGCGGACTGGGTCGGCCACCCATTGCTCGACAACGTCGCGCTGCGCTTGTTAGGCGCCGCGCACTTCCTCGCCCTGCGCGGCGACGCGCCCGCGCTCGGGGCGTTCCTGCCGAGCTGCGGCGGCGCCTACGACGCCGCACGGGCGTGGCCGGCGCTACGCGACGTAATCGCGCAGCACGAAGCGCGCATCCGCGTGCATCTCACCGAGCAGATCCAAACCAACGAGGTGCGCCGCTGCTGCGCTCTGATCGGCGGCTTCGTGGAGATCGCGCGCAATTTCCCGTTTCCGATGCGCCTGCTCGAGATCGGCGCGAGCGCGGGCCTCAATCAATGCTTCGACCAGTTCCGCTACGAGCTCGGCGCGCAGCGCTTCGGGCACGCGGACGCGCCGCTCACCCTCGACTGCGAGTGGCGCGGCAAGCCGCTCGAAACGAGCGGCGCCTCGCTCCGAATCGCGAGCCGCAAAGGCTGCGACCTCTTCCCGATCGACCTGCGCGACCGCGACCGCCGCCTGCGCCTCGAGTCGTTCTTCTGGCCCGATCAGGTCGAACGGCTCGCGCGCCTCCGCGCTGCGATCGAGTGCGCCCTGCGCTCGGGCGTAAGGCTCGAGCAAGCGAGCGCCGGCGACTGGATCGCGCGCGAGGTCGCCACCCTGCCCGCGCGCACGACCAGCGTGCTCTTCCACAGCGTGATGTGGATGTACGTGCCTGAAGCCGAGCGCAAGCGCATCTACCTGCTGATGGAAGAAGCAGGCGCGCGCGCAACCGCCGAGTCCCCGCTCGCGTGGCTGCGCATGGAAG